The following are encoded together in the Streptomyces rapamycinicus NRRL 5491 genome:
- a CDS encoding glutamate ABC transporter substrate-binding protein, with amino-acid sequence MRSLRSAAAVTVCALGVATAIAVPAMMDDGGDGDGKGGARQPRTVRTGAEAAAADSCRDPEASLRPSSASGPAIKRIKNREVNGHKLNKLIAGVDQNSYRWGYRDPATGDLTGFDIDLVRAIADDIFGDPDAVIFRTIPTSQRIKALQQGKVDVVVRTMTINCDRIKDVAFSTAYFQAGQQVLVPDDSSITGYNKTLRGKKVCTAQGSTAEAELDKPDTGAEHLGAIMVKPVPNQLDCLVRLQLGQVDAVITDNALAAGQAAQDPSVKLVGSRFTDEFYGVAMNKDDDDLVRRVNKVLEDYRQGGAGSPWMQAYQKWLAKDFSTAQENPTPPAPEYKD; translated from the coding sequence ATGCGATCACTGCGATCGGCCGCCGCGGTCACGGTATGCGCCCTGGGCGTGGCCACGGCCATCGCGGTCCCGGCGATGATGGACGACGGCGGGGACGGCGACGGCAAGGGTGGTGCGCGGCAGCCGCGTACCGTGCGGACCGGCGCCGAGGCCGCGGCGGCGGACAGCTGCCGCGATCCCGAGGCGAGCCTGCGCCCGTCCAGTGCGAGCGGCCCGGCCATCAAACGGATCAAGAACCGTGAGGTCAACGGGCACAAGCTCAACAAGCTGATCGCCGGCGTCGACCAGAACAGCTATCGCTGGGGATACCGCGATCCGGCAACCGGCGACCTCACCGGCTTCGACATCGACCTGGTGCGCGCCATCGCCGACGACATCTTCGGCGATCCGGACGCGGTCATCTTCCGCACCATACCCACCAGTCAGCGCATCAAGGCCCTGCAGCAGGGCAAGGTCGACGTCGTGGTGCGCACCATGACCATCAACTGCGACCGGATCAAGGACGTGGCGTTCTCCACCGCGTACTTCCAGGCCGGACAGCAGGTGCTGGTCCCCGACGACTCGTCCATCACCGGCTACAACAAGACGCTGCGCGGCAAGAAGGTCTGCACCGCGCAGGGTTCCACCGCCGAGGCCGAGCTGGACAAGCCGGACACCGGGGCCGAGCATCTCGGCGCGATCATGGTGAAGCCCGTCCCCAACCAGCTGGACTGCCTGGTCAGACTGCAGCTCGGCCAGGTGGACGCGGTGATCACCGACAACGCGCTGGCGGCCGGCCAGGCGGCCCAGGACCCCTCCGTCAAGCTGGTCGGCTCACGATTCACCGATGAGTTCTACGGCGTGGCGATGAACAAGGACGACGACGACCTGGTACGCCGGGTCAACAAGGTTCTGGAGGACTACCGCCAGGGCGGGGCAGGCAGCCCTTGGATGCAGGCCTACCAGAAGTGGCTCGCCAAGGACTTCAGCACGGCGCAGGAGAACCCGACGCCGCCCGCCCCCGAATACAAGGACTAG
- a CDS encoding S53 family peptidase, whose translation MARSRKRTALGLAAALPLVAGALALGIPTAQADSAPHGRDTLNGTKPAWATARSDRGATDDGNKVTARVYLAGRDAKGLTDYAKAVSDPSSPDYGKFLSARRTQARFGPTRQQKDTVTAWLKRAGLEVTGGNQHYLSATGEVSAAERAFGTQLHNYTKDGKVYRAPSNAATVPASLHGAVLTVVGLDNAPKRAKHDETLPPPGPVFENAGPFSSYYGSRTDRSLPSAYGAKQPYAIKGYTGKQLRAAYGAKSRNTGKGVTVAITDAFASPTIAADAAQYAKRNGDPGYRKGQLTQVLPTDYRYTEECDAGGWYGEETLDVEAVHAVAPAADISYVGGASCTDDDLLDSLAKVVDNRLADIVSNSWGDVEANETPDVAAAYDQIFQQGAVEGIGFYFSSGDNGDNVASTGTKQVDTPANSAWVTAVGGTSLAVGKGGTYQWETGWGTTKATLSADGTNWDALPGAYTSGAGGGTSKTVAQPFYQRGVVPDALALANGGTAKQRVTPDVAAVADPNTGFLVGQTQTFPDGSLRYGEYRIGGTSLAAPVIAGVQALAQQARGGQPIGFANPSLYDRYGTASYHDVTDHPLGAGVSLGVVRVDYVNSHDDTDGLVTSLRSLGRDSSLHAVVGYDDVTGVGTPGAGYLTSFGGHHRR comes from the coding sequence ATGGCCCGTTCCAGAAAACGCACGGCCCTGGGGCTGGCGGCGGCGCTGCCGTTGGTGGCCGGCGCGCTGGCGCTCGGCATACCCACGGCCCAGGCCGACTCCGCACCGCACGGCCGTGACACCCTGAACGGCACCAAGCCCGCCTGGGCGACGGCGCGTTCGGACCGCGGCGCGACCGATGACGGCAATAAGGTCACCGCGCGCGTATATCTGGCCGGACGGGACGCCAAGGGGCTGACCGACTACGCCAAGGCCGTGTCCGACCCCTCCTCGCCGGACTACGGCAAGTTCCTGTCGGCCCGGCGGACCCAGGCACGTTTCGGACCGACACGGCAGCAGAAGGACACCGTGACCGCCTGGTTGAAGCGGGCCGGGCTCGAGGTCACCGGCGGCAACCAGCACTATCTGTCGGCCACCGGCGAAGTCTCCGCCGCCGAGCGGGCGTTCGGCACCCAGCTGCACAACTACACCAAGGACGGCAAGGTCTACCGGGCGCCGTCGAACGCGGCCACGGTGCCCGCCTCGCTCCACGGCGCCGTGCTGACCGTCGTCGGCCTGGACAACGCGCCCAAGCGGGCCAAGCACGACGAGACCCTCCCGCCCCCCGGGCCGGTCTTCGAGAACGCCGGGCCGTTCTCCTCCTATTACGGTTCCCGGACCGACCGGAGCCTGCCCTCGGCGTACGGCGCCAAGCAGCCGTACGCGATCAAGGGGTACACCGGCAAGCAGCTGCGCGCCGCCTACGGTGCCAAGAGCCGCAACACCGGTAAGGGCGTCACCGTGGCCATCACCGACGCCTTCGCCTCGCCCACCATCGCCGCGGACGCCGCCCAGTACGCCAAGCGCAACGGCGACCCGGGCTACCGCAAGGGCCAGTTGACGCAGGTGCTGCCGACCGATTACCGGTACACCGAGGAGTGCGACGCCGGCGGCTGGTACGGCGAGGAGACCCTCGACGTCGAGGCGGTGCACGCGGTGGCGCCCGCGGCCGACATCTCTTACGTCGGCGGAGCCTCCTGCACCGACGACGATCTGCTCGACTCGCTCGCCAAGGTCGTCGACAACCGGCTGGCCGACATCGTCTCCAACTCCTGGGGTGATGTGGAGGCCAACGAGACGCCGGACGTGGCCGCCGCCTACGACCAGATCTTCCAGCAGGGCGCGGTCGAGGGCATCGGCTTCTACTTCTCCTCCGGTGACAACGGCGACAACGTGGCGTCCACCGGCACCAAGCAGGTCGACACCCCGGCCAACTCGGCATGGGTGACGGCGGTCGGCGGCACCTCCCTGGCCGTCGGCAAGGGCGGCACGTACCAGTGGGAGACCGGCTGGGGCACCACCAAGGCCACCCTCTCGGCCGACGGCACCAACTGGGACGCGCTGCCCGGCGCGTACACCTCCGGCGCCGGAGGCGGCACCAGCAAGACCGTCGCCCAGCCCTTCTACCAGCGCGGCGTGGTGCCGGACGCGCTCGCACTGGCCAACGGCGGCACGGCCAAGCAGCGGGTGACCCCGGACGTCGCGGCCGTGGCCGACCCCAACACCGGCTTCCTGGTGGGCCAGACGCAGACCTTCCCGGACGGATCGCTCCGGTACGGCGAGTACCGCATCGGCGGCACCTCGCTGGCCGCGCCCGTGATCGCCGGTGTCCAGGCGCTCGCCCAGCAGGCGCGCGGCGGCCAGCCGATCGGTTTCGCCAACCCGTCGCTGTACGACCGGTACGGCACCGCCTCGTACCACGATGTGACCGACCACCCGCTGGGCGCCGGTGTCTCGCTGGGCGTGGTCCGGGTCGACTACGTCAACAGCCACGACGACACCGACGGGCTGGTGACCTCGCTGCGCAGCCTCGGCCGGGACAGTTCGCTCCACGCGGTCGTGGGCTATGACGACGTGACCGGTGTGGGCACGCCCGGGGCCGGCTACCTCACCTCGTTCGGCGGACACCACCGCCGCTGA
- a CDS encoding ROK family transcriptional regulator, translating into MAASPGSNTQGGTPGTPRVLRAMNDRAALELLAAHGPLTRTRLGELTGLSKPTASQLLTRLESVGLVRTTGNVTGRPGPNAQLYEIDPAAAHVAALAVDQEGITAAVADITGQVVGEHRVTAPATEASVTNRTGELVAEAVDGALAAAGLGRDDLHSTVIGTPGALDPRTGTLRYAPHLPGWQSRTLRDDLAEVLHTPIVIENDVNLAAIAEQHHGTAQDFDDFALVWADEGVGAAIVLHGTLLRGATGGAGEIGYMPLPGAPLARGGPDAAARPDGGGGFQKLVGSPAVVELARDHGIDAPTATKALSAALRTPGPGDEVLTDLARRLATGLASVVAVVDPELVVLSGEVAQAGGDRLRQLVEAEMTGLALPRPQLRISEIEGDPILIGALWTAVADARQTVFDTARFDA; encoded by the coding sequence ATGGCCGCATCACCCGGCAGCAATACGCAGGGCGGCACACCCGGGACCCCCCGCGTCCTCCGCGCCATGAACGACCGCGCCGCACTGGAGCTGCTGGCCGCCCACGGACCGCTCACCCGGACCCGGCTCGGGGAGTTGACCGGTCTTTCCAAGCCCACCGCCTCCCAGCTGCTGACCCGCCTGGAATCCGTCGGCCTGGTCCGCACCACCGGGAACGTCACCGGACGCCCGGGGCCCAACGCGCAGCTGTACGAGATCGATCCGGCCGCCGCCCATGTGGCCGCGCTCGCCGTGGACCAGGAGGGCATCACCGCCGCCGTCGCCGACATCACCGGCCAGGTGGTCGGTGAACACCGGGTGACGGCCCCGGCCACCGAAGCGAGCGTGACCAACCGGACCGGGGAACTGGTCGCCGAGGCGGTGGACGGGGCGCTGGCCGCCGCCGGGCTCGGCCGGGACGATCTGCACTCCACCGTGATCGGCACCCCCGGCGCGCTCGACCCGCGCACCGGGACCCTGCGCTACGCCCCGCATCTGCCCGGCTGGCAGTCCCGCACCCTGCGGGACGACCTGGCCGAGGTGCTGCACACACCGATCGTCATCGAGAACGACGTCAACCTCGCCGCCATCGCCGAACAGCACCACGGCACCGCCCAGGACTTCGACGACTTCGCGCTGGTCTGGGCCGACGAGGGGGTCGGCGCGGCCATCGTGCTCCACGGCACCCTGCTGCGCGGTGCCACCGGCGGGGCCGGGGAGATCGGTTACATGCCGCTGCCGGGCGCCCCGCTGGCCCGGGGCGGACCGGACGCCGCCGCCCGGCCGGACGGGGGCGGGGGGTTCCAGAAGCTGGTCGGCTCGCCCGCCGTCGTGGAGCTGGCCCGCGACCACGGGATCGACGCGCCCACCGCCACCAAGGCGCTCTCCGCCGCGCTGCGCACCCCCGGCCCGGGCGACGAGGTGCTGACCGACCTGGCCCGCCGGCTGGCCACCGGGCTGGCCTCCGTCGTCGCCGTGGTCGACCCGGAGCTGGTCGTCCTTTCGGGTGAGGTCGCGCAGGCCGGCGGGGACCGGCTGCGTCAGCTGGTCGAGGCCGAGATGACCGGTCTCGCACTGCCCCGGCCGCAGCTGCGGATCAGTGAGATCGAGGGGGATCCGATTCTCATCGGCGCGCTGTGGACGGCGGTCGCCGATGCCCGTCAGACCGTTTTCGACACCGCCCGGTTCGACGCCTGA
- a CDS encoding carbohydrate ABC transporter permease produces MTATTALSAPSAPARPAAGRSPAPASRRRAALHWIAVHTVAIAAALFFILPFVFVFLTSVMSDDQALSGDLWPTEWNWSNYADVFNTPGFLDWWRNSLMYAGLGTLFTVCSSIPVAYALAKFRFRGRRAAMILVISTMMLPPQVIVIPMYLVWAQQLHLSGSLWPLIIPMAFGDAYSIFLLRQFLLTIPREYLESAKVDGSGEFGTLLRIVIPMAKPGIAAVALFQFFYCWNDYFGPQIYASQNPGAWTLSYGLESFKSAHSVNWNLTMAATLLVMAPVIIVFFFAQKAFVEGVTLTGVKG; encoded by the coding sequence ATGACCGCCACCACCGCCCTCTCGGCGCCGTCCGCGCCCGCGCGCCCCGCCGCCGGACGCTCCCCCGCCCCCGCCTCCCGCCGCCGCGCCGCGCTGCACTGGATCGCCGTGCACACGGTCGCCATCGCCGCCGCGCTCTTCTTCATCCTGCCCTTCGTCTTCGTCTTCCTGACCTCGGTGATGAGCGACGACCAGGCGCTGAGCGGCGACCTGTGGCCCACCGAATGGAACTGGTCGAATTACGCCGACGTCTTCAACACTCCGGGCTTCCTGGACTGGTGGCGCAATTCGCTGATGTACGCCGGGCTCGGCACCCTCTTCACCGTCTGTTCCTCCATTCCGGTGGCCTACGCCCTCGCCAAATTCCGCTTCCGCGGCCGCCGCGCCGCCATGATCCTGGTCATCTCCACGATGATGCTGCCGCCGCAGGTGATCGTGATACCGATGTATCTGGTCTGGGCCCAGCAACTGCATCTGTCGGGTTCGCTGTGGCCGCTGATCATCCCGATGGCGTTCGGTGACGCGTACTCCATCTTCCTGCTGCGCCAGTTCCTGCTGACGATTCCCCGGGAGTACCTGGAGTCGGCGAAGGTGGACGGCAGCGGTGAATTCGGCACGCTGCTGCGCATCGTGATCCCGATGGCCAAACCGGGGATCGCGGCCGTCGCGCTGTTCCAGTTCTTCTACTGCTGGAACGACTACTTCGGCCCGCAGATCTACGCCTCGCAGAATCCGGGCGCCTGGACACTCAGTTACGGCCTGGAGAGCTTCAAGAGCGCGCACAGCGTCAACTGGAATCTGACGATGGCCGCGACCCTGCTCGTCATGGCCCCCGTCATCATCGTCTTCTTCTTCGCTCAGAAAGCCTTCGTCGAAGGCGTCACACTGACAGGAGTCAAGGGTTGA
- a CDS encoding 6-phospho-beta-glucosidase — MKLAVVGGGSTYTPELIDGFARLRDVLPLEELVLVDPAADRLELVGGLARRIFAKQGHPGAISWTDDLDAGVDGADAVLLQLRVGGQAARNQDETWPLECGCVGQETTGAGGLAKALRTVPVVLDIAERVRRRNPDAWIVDFTNPVGIVTRALLTAGHRAVGLCNVAIGFQRKFARLLGVEPGEVTLEHVGLNHLTWERAVRVGGADGEDVLPKLLAEHGEAIAEDLRMPRTLVGRLGVVPSYYLRYYYQHDAVVRELRSKPSRAAEVAAIERELLEMYGDPALDEKPELLGKRGGAFYSEAAVDLTSSLLGDTGEVRIVNTFNEGTLPFLPDDAVIEVPAAVNAQGAKPLPVRPLEPLFAGLVANVTAYEHLALEAALKGGRERVFQALLSHPLIGQIEYAEKLTDDLIAHNREHLAWA, encoded by the coding sequence TTGAAGCTCGCAGTCGTGGGGGGTGGGTCCACCTACACCCCCGAACTCATCGACGGATTCGCCCGGTTGCGGGACGTGCTCCCGTTGGAGGAGCTCGTCCTGGTCGACCCGGCCGCCGACCGGCTGGAGCTGGTCGGCGGGCTGGCGCGCCGGATCTTCGCCAAGCAGGGCCACCCGGGCGCCATCTCCTGGACCGACGACCTGGACGCGGGCGTGGACGGCGCGGACGCGGTCCTGCTCCAGCTGCGCGTCGGCGGCCAGGCCGCGCGGAACCAGGACGAGACCTGGCCGCTGGAGTGCGGCTGTGTCGGCCAGGAGACCACCGGCGCGGGCGGGCTGGCCAAGGCGCTGCGCACCGTCCCGGTGGTGCTGGACATCGCCGAGCGGGTGCGCCGCCGCAACCCCGACGCCTGGATCGTGGACTTCACCAACCCGGTCGGGATCGTGACCCGGGCGCTGCTCACGGCCGGGCACCGGGCGGTCGGCCTGTGCAATGTGGCCATTGGCTTCCAGCGGAAGTTCGCCAGGCTGCTGGGGGTGGAGCCAGGCGAGGTGACGCTGGAGCACGTCGGCCTCAACCACCTCACCTGGGAGCGCGCGGTGCGCGTCGGCGGCGCCGACGGCGAGGACGTGCTGCCCAAGCTGCTCGCGGAGCATGGCGAGGCGATCGCCGAGGACCTGCGGATGCCGCGCACGCTGGTCGGCCGGCTCGGCGTCGTCCCCTCCTACTACCTGCGCTACTACTACCAGCACGACGCGGTGGTGCGGGAGCTGCGCAGCAAGCCGTCCCGGGCGGCGGAGGTCGCGGCGATCGAGCGGGAGCTGCTGGAGATGTACGGCGATCCGGCGCTGGACGAGAAGCCCGAGCTGCTCGGCAAGCGCGGCGGGGCGTTCTACTCGGAGGCGGCGGTCGATCTGACCTCGTCCCTGCTGGGCGACACCGGCGAGGTGCGGATCGTCAATACGTTCAACGAGGGCACGCTGCCCTTCCTGCCGGACGACGCGGTGATCGAGGTCCCGGCGGCCGTCAACGCGCAGGGCGCGAAACCACTGCCCGTGCGCCCCCTCGAGCCCCTGTTCGCCGGTCTGGTCGCGAATGTCACCGCGTACGAACACCTGGCGCTGGAGGCTGCGTTGAAGGGCGGCCGGGAGCGGGTCTTCCAGGCGCTGCTGTCCCACCCCCTCATCGGCCAGATCGAGTACGCCGAGAAGCTGACCGACGACCTCATCGCGCACAACCGGGAGCATCTGGCGTGGGCCTGA
- a CDS encoding mechanosensitive ion channel family protein, which produces MFWSAALAADSTPRPTTLDDAQKSATNAAGWVEENWSTWLGIGLRIALILIIAFVLRSVVRRAITKLIERMNRTAQAVDGTALGGLLVNVERRRQRSAAIGSVLRSVASFLIMGTAGLMILSALEINLAPLLASAGVAGVAIGFGARNLVTDFLSGVFMILEDQYGVGDTVDAGVASGEVIEVGLRVTKLRGDNGEIWYVRNGEVKRIGNLSQGWATAALDVQVRAEEDLEQVRAVITQVGVDMAKEEPWNERLWEPIEVLGLDAVYLESMIVRVSARTMPGKALGVERELRWRIKKALNEAGIQLVGRPLDPELQTDAVDPSATTAAPSALANPDSPQSAATSPIAPGAGPAATPSATVPPPATK; this is translated from the coding sequence GTGTTCTGGTCCGCTGCTCTGGCCGCTGACTCGACGCCTCGTCCCACGACTCTCGACGATGCGCAGAAGAGCGCCACGAACGCCGCGGGCTGGGTGGAGGAGAACTGGTCCACCTGGCTCGGTATCGGGCTGCGCATAGCCCTGATCCTGATCATCGCCTTCGTGCTCCGGTCCGTCGTCCGGCGGGCGATCACCAAGCTGATAGAGCGGATGAACCGCACGGCCCAGGCCGTCGACGGCACCGCGCTCGGCGGGCTGCTGGTCAATGTGGAGCGACGGCGTCAGCGGTCGGCGGCGATCGGCTCGGTGCTGCGCTCCGTGGCCTCGTTCCTGATCATGGGCACCGCGGGGCTGATGATCCTCTCCGCGCTGGAGATCAATCTGGCGCCGCTGCTCGCCAGCGCCGGGGTCGCGGGTGTGGCGATCGGTTTCGGCGCCCGCAATCTGGTCACCGACTTCCTCTCCGGTGTCTTCATGATCCTCGAGGACCAGTACGGGGTCGGCGACACGGTCGACGCCGGGGTGGCCTCCGGCGAGGTGATCGAGGTCGGTCTGCGCGTCACCAAGCTGCGCGGGGACAACGGCGAGATCTGGTACGTGCGCAACGGCGAGGTCAAGCGGATCGGCAACCTCAGCCAGGGCTGGGCGACGGCCGCACTCGATGTCCAGGTCCGGGCCGAGGAGGATCTGGAGCAGGTCCGGGCCGTGATCACGCAGGTCGGCGTGGACATGGCCAAGGAAGAGCCGTGGAACGAGCGGCTCTGGGAGCCGATCGAGGTCCTGGGTCTCGACGCGGTCTATCTGGAGTCGATGATCGTCCGGGTGTCGGCGCGGACCATGCCCGGCAAGGCGCTCGGCGTCGAGCGGGAGCTGCGCTGGCGGATCAAGAAGGCGCTGAACGAGGCGGGCATCCAGCTCGTCGGCCGGCCTCTGGATCCGGAGCTCCAGACCGACGCCGTCGATCCGAGCGCTACCACGGCGGCGCCGTCGGCGCTGGCCAACCCGGACTCGCCGCAGTCGGCGGCGACCAGCCCGATCGCTCCCGGCGCCGGTCCCGCCGCGACTCCCTCCGCGACGGTGCCGCCGCCCGCGACGAAGTGA
- a CDS encoding ABC transporter substrate-binding protein, translated as MARKLAALAAALSAGALLLTGCANPSTGSAEDDPTKPVTLKFWHGWSEDSEVKAIDASIARFEKLHPNIKVKATGNVTDATVNQALRAGGGDAPDVVSSFTTNNVGQYCSSGMWVDLDPFMKKTGLDKAKVFPKTLLDYTSYQGAQCALPLLADAYGMYYNKDAFAEAGIKRPPRTMSELRRDAVKLTKRTKGGGYERVGFMPNFRLYQNSPDRFLAQWGPTYFGKDGKARLAKGKAAKDFYATTADLMRSQGGYGPLETFRTSFGDEMSSQNAFLTGKLAMHMDGEWRGLFMKGAKFKWGTAPLPVPDDQPETYGRGYLTGTVVGIAHSSTHQNAAWELVKFLTANTDQVVAFANAIHNVPSTKAALTSPKLDSDPTFRAFLDIAQNRYSTALPPSINGGQYVTSLQDFSYGVEAGKVHDLDAGLRKLDDEIDADNLQAQN; from the coding sequence ATGGCACGAAAACTGGCCGCTCTCGCCGCAGCACTGAGCGCCGGCGCCCTGCTCCTCACGGGCTGCGCCAATCCCAGTACCGGCAGCGCCGAGGACGATCCGACCAAGCCCGTCACGCTGAAGTTCTGGCACGGCTGGTCGGAGGACAGCGAGGTCAAGGCGATCGATGCCAGCATCGCCCGGTTCGAGAAGCTCCACCCCAATATCAAGGTGAAGGCCACCGGGAATGTCACCGACGCCACCGTGAACCAGGCACTGCGGGCGGGCGGCGGCGACGCCCCGGATGTCGTCTCCTCCTTCACCACCAACAATGTGGGGCAGTACTGCTCCTCCGGGATGTGGGTGGATCTCGATCCGTTCATGAAGAAGACCGGTCTTGACAAGGCCAAGGTCTTCCCGAAAACGCTGCTGGACTACACGAGCTATCAGGGCGCCCAATGCGCGCTCCCGCTGCTCGCCGACGCGTACGGCATGTACTACAACAAGGACGCCTTCGCCGAGGCGGGCATCAAGCGGCCGCCCCGTACCATGTCCGAGCTGCGGCGCGACGCCGTGAAGCTGACCAAGCGCACCAAGGGCGGCGGCTATGAGCGGGTGGGCTTCATGCCCAATTTCCGGCTCTACCAGAACAGCCCGGACCGATTCCTCGCCCAGTGGGGCCCCACGTACTTCGGCAAGGACGGCAAGGCGCGACTGGCGAAGGGGAAGGCGGCCAAGGACTTCTACGCCACCACTGCGGACCTGATGCGAAGCCAGGGCGGGTACGGCCCGCTGGAGACGTTCCGTACCTCCTTCGGCGATGAGATGTCATCCCAGAACGCGTTTCTCACCGGAAAGCTCGCCATGCACATGGACGGCGAATGGCGCGGGCTCTTCATGAAGGGGGCGAAGTTCAAATGGGGCACCGCGCCGCTGCCCGTGCCGGACGACCAGCCCGAGACCTATGGCCGGGGCTATCTCACCGGCACGGTGGTCGGCATCGCGCACAGCAGCACCCATCAGAACGCCGCGTGGGAGCTGGTGAAGTTCCTGACCGCCAACACCGATCAGGTGGTCGCCTTCGCCAACGCCATTCACAATGTGCCGTCCACGAAGGCGGCGCTCACCTCTCCGAAGCTGGACTCGGATCCCACCTTCCGGGCCTTCCTCGATATCGCGCAGAACCGCTACAGCACCGCCCTGCCGCCCTCGATCAACGGCGGTCAGTACGTCACCTCGCTGCAGGACTTCTCCTACGGCGTCGAGGCGGGCAAGGTGCACGATCTGGACGCGGGGCTGCGAAAACTCGATGACGAGATAGACGCCGACAATCTCCAGGCACAGAACTGA
- a CDS encoding carbohydrate ABC transporter permease has protein sequence MATLTNAPALRRKARRERLRTLGFLSPWLVGFTVFFGYPLVATVYFSFMHYNQVQAPTFVGLRNWRYVLEQMPLFGPALWNTLWLVVVMVALRVVFGLGIGLLVTKVKSGVGFFRTAFYLPYLAPPVAATVAFVFLLNPGTGPVNDILGSIGIHAPNWFNDPAWAKPSLVLLSLWGIGDLMVIFMAALLDVPKEQYEAADLDGAGAFHKFRYVTWPSITPIVMFAVVTGVVQTMQYYTQALVAGKLASGVSVGPGSVIQPGYPDHSTLTVPQLVYSLGFQNFNTGAACVLSLVLFAIAMAVTTLLMRKRAGLLSADD, from the coding sequence ATGGCCACCTTGACGAACGCCCCCGCCCTGCGCCGTAAAGCCCGGCGCGAGCGGCTGCGCACCCTCGGTTTTCTCTCCCCCTGGCTGGTCGGCTTCACCGTCTTCTTCGGCTATCCGCTGGTCGCCACCGTCTACTTCTCCTTCATGCACTACAACCAGGTCCAGGCCCCGACCTTCGTCGGGCTGCGCAACTGGCGTTATGTGCTGGAGCAGATGCCGCTGTTCGGACCGGCACTGTGGAACACGCTCTGGCTGGTCGTGGTCATGGTCGCGCTGCGGGTCGTCTTCGGCCTGGGCATCGGACTGCTGGTCACCAAGGTGAAGTCCGGGGTGGGATTCTTCCGCACCGCCTTCTATCTGCCGTATCTCGCCCCTCCGGTGGCGGCCACCGTCGCCTTCGTCTTCCTTCTCAACCCCGGTACCGGCCCGGTGAACGACATTCTCGGCAGCATCGGGATCCACGCCCCGAACTGGTTCAACGACCCGGCCTGGGCCAAACCGTCCCTCGTACTGCTCTCCCTGTGGGGCATCGGGGATCTCATGGTCATCTTCATGGCGGCCCTGCTGGACGTCCCCAAGGAGCAGTACGAGGCGGCCGACCTGGACGGCGCCGGGGCGTTCCACAAGTTCCGCTATGTGACCTGGCCGTCGATCACCCCGATCGTGATGTTCGCGGTCGTGACGGGCGTCGTCCAGACCATGCAGTACTACACCCAGGCGCTGGTCGCCGGAAAGCTCGCCTCCGGGGTCAGCGTCGGGCCCGGATCGGTCATCCAGCCCGGCTATCCCGACCACTCCACACTCACCGTGCCGCAGCTCGTCTATTCGCTCGGCTTCCAGAACTTCAACACCGGAGCCGCCTGCGTGCTCTCGCTCGTGCTGTTCGCGATCGCGATGGCCGTGACGACGCTGCTGATGCGCAAGCGTGCCGGACTGCTGTCGGCCGATGACTGA
- a CDS encoding N-acetylglucosamine kinase: MAIDAGNSKTDVALIGPDGSVLGTARGGGFRPPVVGAEQAVGSLAPLVEEVARQAGRSGPLSAGHVSACLANVDLPSEEEELTGVLAERGWGATVTVANDTFALLRAGVGDDGEPTGVSVVCGAGINCAGIGHGGRVARFPAIGRISGDWGGGGYLSEEALWWAARAEDGRGEPTELARALPARFGLTTMYELIEALHLGRLEPGRRHELTPVLFAVAGAGDEIARAIVDRQAEEVVTMAVVALGRLDLLGEETPVVLGGGVLAARHPLLDDRIRELLAERAPKAEPRVVTAPPVLGAALLGLDRTGAPESAYARLRAHYAPADDVESGTESPSEA; the protein is encoded by the coding sequence CTGGCGATCGACGCGGGCAACAGCAAGACGGATGTGGCGCTCATCGGCCCGGACGGCTCCGTGCTCGGCACGGCCCGCGGCGGCGGCTTCCGGCCACCCGTCGTGGGCGCCGAGCAGGCCGTCGGCTCGCTCGCGCCCCTGGTGGAGGAGGTGGCGCGGCAGGCGGGCCGGTCCGGTCCACTGTCCGCGGGGCATGTCTCGGCCTGTCTGGCCAACGTCGATCTCCCCAGCGAGGAGGAGGAGTTGACGGGCGTCCTGGCCGAGCGCGGCTGGGGCGCCACCGTCACGGTCGCCAATGACACCTTCGCCCTGCTGCGGGCCGGGGTGGGGGACGACGGCGAGCCGACCGGCGTCTCCGTGGTCTGCGGCGCGGGGATCAACTGCGCCGGGATCGGTCACGGCGGCCGGGTGGCCCGCTTCCCCGCCATCGGCCGGATCTCCGGCGACTGGGGCGGCGGGGGCTATCTGTCGGAGGAGGCGCTGTGGTGGGCGGCGCGGGCGGAGGACGGCCGCGGCGAGCCGACCGAACTGGCCCGCGCTCTGCCCGCGCGCTTCGGCCTGACCACCATGTACGAGCTGATCGAGGCGCTGCATCTGGGCCGTCTGGAGCCGGGGCGGCGGCATGAGCTGACGCCGGTGCTGTTCGCGGTGGCCGGGGCCGGCGACGAGATCGCGCGGGCGATCGTCGACCGCCAGGCGGAGGAGGTGGTGACCATGGCGGTGGTCGCCCTCGGCCGGCTCGATCTGCTGGGCGAGGAGACCCCGGTGGTGCTGGGCGGCGGGGTGCTCGCGGCCCGCCATCCGCTGCTGGACGACCGGATCCGCGAACTGCTCGCGGAGCGCGCCCCGAAGGCCGAGCCGCGGGTGGTCACCGCACCGCCGGTGCTCGGCGCCGCGCTGCTGGGCCTGGACCGCACCGGCGCGCCGGAATCGGCGTACGCCCGGCTGCGCGCGCACTACGCCCCGGCCGATGACGTGGAAAGTGGAACCGAAAGTCCTTCCGAAGCGTAA